A single Mangifera indica cultivar Alphonso chromosome 20, CATAS_Mindica_2.1, whole genome shotgun sequence DNA region contains:
- the LOC123204375 gene encoding UPF0481 protein At3g47200-like: MSSMNGATRSYSKKGKEKAEVQLSSIVIYSEQPKIERQPMSSMNGATTSHSKKGKEKAAVVPEVGLPEVITFTSRRIKEKMENNEKIRNFDFFSPTRLPYTIRGICSRNVEPEIVSIGPLYRKKSDHLLRFEEYKWFFLAKFLRRCGRGRRDLERLLLEMQSLEARTRNFYSDHEGISEMPSQDLIQLMLLDGSFLIELLCYPGRDESLEVPGDLILVRPLLIPVLARDVLRLRNQLPLFVLTSLFGQSKEKFMKLALEFFNLSWRGPQMSLPSELPDCSHLLELFYWSSVKPLSVNHGDDRTYAPTHSMQCVRELKSSGIKFMGREEAKTFLNIKYKNRILQIPATTFDELMNTVLINCVALEQSRERHIKYFCNYVSFFSCLISQPRDVSSLSFDGIISKFSDDDRYIADFFKDLGRNTQGVRSSYLSDEINNIETYYNSDWASLMRNHFTNKWKALQVLVSSLFLVLTFIQVLMSVLSYIHDLK; encoded by the coding sequence ATGTCGTCCATGAATGGCGCAACTAGAAGCTATTCAAAGAAGGGCAAAGAGAAAGCAGAAGTGCAGCTCTCATCTATTGTAATCTACAGTGAACAGCCAAAAATCGAACGGCAACCCATGTCGTCCATGAATGGCGCAACTACAAGCCATTCGAAGAAGGGCAAAGAGAAAGCAGCAGTAGTGCCAGAAGTGGGTTTGCCAGAAGTAATCACTTTTACGAGCCGTCGTATCAAAGAGAAGATGGAAAATAacgaaaaaataagaaatttcgATTTCTTCTCACCCACGCGACTTCCTTATACGATCAGGGGTATCTGTTCAAGGAATGTGGAGCCTGAGATTGTATCAATTGGTCCTCTCTATAGAAAGAAAAGCGACCATCTACTTCGGTTCGAAGAATACAAATGGTTCTTTCTTGCTAAGTTCCTTCGCCGGTGTGGGAGAGGCCGAAGAGACCTGGAGCGCCTTCTTTTGGAAATGCAGAGTTTAGAAGCTCGTACCAGAAATTTTTACTCAGATCATGAGGGGATCTCCGAGATGCCAAGTCAAGACTTGATTCAGCTGATGTTGCTTGATGGCTCCTTTCTCATTGAGCTCTTGTGCTATCCCGGCCGAGACGAAAGTCTCGAAGTCCCTGGTGATCTCATTCTCGTTCGGCCATTGTTGATTCCCGTTCTCGCTAGGGATGTTCTTAGACTTAGGAATCAACTTCCTTTGTTCGTTCTCACGTCATTGTTCGGTCAATCTAAGGAAAAATTTATGAAGCTTGCCTTAGAATTCTTCAATCTTTCCTGGAGAGGACCCCAAATGAGCTTACCGTCCGAACTTCCTGATTGCAGTCATTTGCTGGAATTATTTTACTGGAGTTCAGTTAAACCGCTTTCAGTCAACCATGGCGACGATCGGACGTATGCACCTACACATTCCATGCAATGCGTAAGGGAACTGAAGTCATCAGGAATCAAGTTCATGGGAAGAGAAGAAGCTAAAACCTTTCTGAATATAAAATACAAGAACCGGATTCTTCAAATTCCAGCTACCACATTCGACGAACTGATGAATACCGTGCTCATAAATTGTGTGGCCTTGGAACAGTCTCGAGAACGGCACATCAAGTATTTCTGTAACTAcgtctctttcttttcttgtctCATCAGCCAACCAAGAGACGTCTCGTCCCTTTCTTTCGATGGAATCATCTCAAAATTTTCCGACGATGACAGATACATTGCAGATTTCTTCAAAGATCTTGGAAGAAATACCCAGGGTGTCAGAAGTAGTTATCTTTCTGATGAAATCAACAATATTGAGACCTATTACAATAGCGACTGGGCAAGTTTAATGCGCAATCATTTCACCAATAAATGGAAAGCCCTCCAAGTCTTGGTTTCCTCTCTCTTCTTGGTGCTTACCTTCATTCAAGTTCTCATGTCAGTTCTGAGTTACATCCATGACTTGAAATAA